Proteins co-encoded in one Flavivirga eckloniae genomic window:
- a CDS encoding ABC transporter ATP-binding protein, with translation MKTIDYKATDIQAENGIVYPSRVMLDLINIKKVYPTPKGDYTVLEDLNLQIMKEEFVTIIGHSGCGKTTMLSMIAGLNAISGGNISVLGNHIKGPGPDRGVIFQSPSLMPWMTSLQNVLLGVNQVFPDATKAQRNDIAKYYLQKVGLEDAFNKKASELSQGMQQRVGIARAFAIKPKVLLLDEPFGMLDSLTRGELQDILIEIWNKEKITAVMITHDVDEAIFLADRVVMMTSGPKAKIGDILEIDFERPRTRKAVLEHENYYKYRKHLIDFLEH, from the coding sequence ATGAAAACTATAGATTATAAAGCAACAGATATCCAAGCAGAGAATGGCATTGTTTACCCTTCCAGAGTTATGTTGGATCTAATTAACATTAAAAAAGTGTACCCAACGCCCAAAGGTGATTACACCGTTTTGGAAGATTTAAACCTTCAAATAATGAAAGAGGAGTTTGTAACTATTATTGGGCACTCTGGTTGTGGTAAAACAACCATGCTTTCTATGATAGCCGGACTTAATGCTATTTCTGGAGGTAATATATCGGTTCTGGGAAATCATATTAAAGGACCTGGACCCGATAGAGGTGTTATTTTTCAATCTCCTAGTTTAATGCCCTGGATGACTTCGCTTCAAAATGTTTTACTGGGTGTAAATCAGGTGTTCCCAGACGCTACCAAAGCACAGCGTAACGATATCGCAAAATACTATTTACAAAAAGTAGGATTAGAAGATGCCTTTAATAAAAAAGCATCCGAATTATCTCAGGGGATGCAACAACGTGTTGGTATTGCCAGAGCTTTTGCTATAAAACCCAAGGTGTTATTGTTAGACGAACCTTTTGGGATGTTGGATTCTTTAACAAGAGGGGAGCTTCAAGATATTCTTATTGAAATCTGGAACAAGGAAAAAATTACTGCGGTTATGATTACACACGATGTAGATGAAGCTATTTTTCTGGCAGATCGTGTAGTAATGATGACCAGTGGTCCAAAAGCAAAAATAGGAGATATATTGGAAATAGATTTTGAAAGACCACGAACAAGAAAAGCTGTTCTGGAACACGAAAACTATTATAAATATAGAAAGCATTTAATAGACTTTTTAGAACATTAA
- a CDS encoding ABC transporter ATP-binding protein, protein MAYLELNNICKTYGQGDYATEVLSNINLSIDEGEFVAIVGFTGSGKTTLVNLINGLLLPTSGEVLFKGEPVVGTSHERGVIFQNYSLLPWLTVGQNVYMAVKEAFPKEKKSVLNDIVKNYVEMVSLTPAINKRPKELSGGMRQRVAVARALAMKPEMIIMDEPLGALDALTRGNLQDEILNIWNKDKRTALLITNDVDEGIYMADRIIPLRPGPNATLGPEFKIDIERPRDKTEMNDNPNYKQTRNAIIEYLMDIGNERKSESQEEYVLPDLTPKSFVGRF, encoded by the coding sequence ATGGCTTATCTAGAATTAAATAATATATGTAAAACTTACGGTCAAGGCGATTATGCTACTGAGGTGCTTTCAAACATCAACTTATCTATTGATGAAGGAGAGTTTGTAGCTATAGTAGGGTTTACAGGAAGTGGAAAAACAACCTTGGTGAATCTAATAAATGGTTTATTACTACCCACTAGTGGCGAAGTATTGTTTAAAGGGGAACCAGTGGTTGGTACCAGTCATGAACGAGGTGTTATTTTTCAAAATTACTCATTGCTTCCATGGTTAACAGTAGGACAGAATGTATATATGGCAGTTAAAGAAGCTTTTCCAAAAGAGAAAAAATCTGTTTTAAACGACATTGTTAAAAACTATGTAGAAATGGTAAGCTTAACACCAGCTATAAACAAACGTCCTAAAGAATTATCTGGAGGAATGAGACAGCGTGTTGCCGTGGCAAGAGCATTGGCCATGAAACCCGAAATGATAATTATGGATGAACCCTTGGGAGCATTGGATGCTTTAACCCGTGGGAATTTGCAAGACGAGATTTTGAATATATGGAATAAAGACAAGCGTACTGCTTTGTTAATTACCAACGATGTTGATGAAGGGATTTATATGGCAGACAGGATTATTCCGTTGCGTCCGGGGCCAAATGCTACATTAGGACCAGAGTTTAAAATTGATATCGAACGTCCAAGAGATAAAACAGAGATGAACGATAACCCTAATTACAAGCAAACTCGAAATGCTATAATTGAGTATTTAATGGATATTGGGAATGAGCGTAAGTCGGAGTCTCAAGAAGAATACGTTTTACCAGATTTAACCCCAAAAAGCTTTGTTGGACGCTTTTAA
- a CDS encoding alginate export family protein encodes MKKQYLLLTILALTIQFAQAQFTLDGEFRPRTEYRNGFGSLIADDADAGYGISTRIRLNAGYKIDAYKVYISLQDVMVWGENRQILPYDQNNSFAVFQAWAEINLGEGFSTKLGRQVLSYDDQRILGGLDWAQQGRNHDAALLKYKKGNFMLDFAAAFNQDYSHPTGFVSTGTAYSTRGFFSYKTMQMLYVKQAWENFTGSLLLMNNGFQKLDTNNDPIDGVNNLQTLGTHLKYKKGSFGLAANAFIQTGKRQTDVDVKGAYLLGLDATYKVSPKVTLGAGVEMISGNDADPGETGAFFPLYGTNHKFNGFMDYFYVGNHANSIGLFDVHASANFKFTDTSNLMVKVLNFSGEQDLPSGEKSLGTEVDLVFKKKFKGYALVVGYSHLFPADGMYELKGITEAAASDIQNWGWAMLVLKPKFLNGTK; translated from the coding sequence ATGAAAAAACAATATTTATTACTAACCATCTTAGCTTTAACAATTCAATTTGCTCAAGCTCAATTTACACTAGATGGCGAATTTCGCCCACGTACTGAATATCGTAATGGTTTTGGAAGCCTAATCGCAGACGATGCAGATGCTGGGTATGGTATATCTACAAGAATACGTTTAAATGCTGGGTATAAAATAGATGCTTATAAAGTGTACATAAGTTTACAAGATGTTATGGTTTGGGGTGAAAACAGACAAATTTTACCTTACGACCAAAACAACTCATTTGCTGTTTTTCAGGCTTGGGCAGAAATTAATTTAGGAGAAGGTTTTTCAACAAAATTAGGACGTCAGGTACTATCTTACGACGACCAACGTATTTTAGGGGGATTAGATTGGGCGCAACAAGGTCGTAACCACGATGCTGCATTACTTAAGTATAAAAAAGGTAATTTTATGCTTGATTTTGCTGCAGCCTTTAATCAAGATTATTCACATCCAACAGGCTTTGTTTCAACGGGAACGGCTTATAGTACAAGAGGTTTCTTTTCATATAAAACCATGCAGATGCTATATGTAAAACAAGCATGGGAAAACTTTACAGGAAGTTTATTGTTAATGAATAACGGATTCCAAAAATTAGATACTAATAATGATCCTATCGATGGCGTAAACAATTTACAAACATTAGGAACACACTTAAAATATAAAAAAGGAAGTTTTGGTCTAGCTGCAAATGCATTTATACAAACTGGAAAAAGACAAACAGATGTAGATGTAAAAGGAGCGTATCTTTTAGGTTTGGATGCAACGTATAAAGTATCACCTAAAGTTACTTTAGGAGCTGGTGTTGAAATGATTAGCGGAAACGATGCCGATCCTGGAGAAACAGGAGCTTTCTTCCCGTTATACGGAACCAATCATAAATTTAACGGATTCATGGATTATTTCTACGTAGGAAACCATGCAAATTCTATTGGTTTATTTGATGTACATGCAAGCGCAAACTTTAAATTTACCGATACATCAAACCTTATGGTTAAGGTTTTAAACTTTAGTGGAGAACAAGATTTACCTAGCGGTGAAAAATCATTAGGAACAGAGGTAGATTTGGTTTTCAAAAAGAAGTTTAAAGGCTATGCCTTAGTTGTTGGATATTCACACTTATTCCCAGCAGATGGTATGTATGAGTTAAAAGGTATTACAGAAGCTGCAGCTTCTGATATTCAAAATTGGGGATGGGCCATGTTAGTATTGAAACCTAAATTTTTAAATGGAACTAAATAA
- a CDS encoding M48 family metallopeptidase gives MNSFYTPISAKVPANYTKPTTSFTKHVWLSVFGLLLFIVLYLGLTIWFGRLAYNLFLDASNFDGHFSNYFLAVGFGFLSIFMAKSLFFLNKREENPIIKYINEKEEPVLFDYLHKLADEAGAPRPHKVFLTDRVNASVSYDISLINLLIPSKKNLEIGLGLVNVLSLGEFKAVLAHEFGHFAQRSMLLGRYVYVAQQIASRIVGKRDGFDTFLAGLSRVDLRIAWIGWILSILVWAIRSLIETCFRIVVVAERALSREMEFQADLVAVSLTGSDALIHALYKLQIADEAYDNAINCLNEELADKKAVKDMYTLQSNYIQQMAKTLDEPNYGKSPELPKEALENHRIFTSKKYNPPKMWSTHPADVDRENNAKQVYIYEPVDGKSSWDLFSDAQSYREDMTERLIKTAKVETTVINNEEALKNQNNEYFNWTFLDSKYHSAFFNRYAFLHFKSPETLFESNISDASLEESFKKIYPKNISEKIKYTRELEEEIAALIISENESLTLEKRRVWHRGNQIKRKDIPNILIGLKKELKTLQTELGDHDALCRTLHYKSAEKIDKNWGVYLKKLTGLVHYSEHSISNINDVARKFNNVLNIALADGNVSSSELVDIINVSNEYYNVLRRIYKHSETINLDSKLLENMKVENYQSLFEEFKLPSPTKENINDWINVVSGWASLALRGLEKLRNESLELLLDTEEDIKEAYLDNKSLNSIPTITGVPEDYQTLVPGSERNIQRKLGAWDRFATGDGFVPSAAKFGIAGSILFAAIFWGSQSQKLPFYIYNGLQTHVNVNIDSRTISLEPNEKEEIQLNYGTTYDITTTSNGLIVENESFEFTEHDTYIYNIANAAVFIQNPIFYGYKITPNGINDSEILGAKKLFSVKADYILEEPPETISMPTGSIGERREAISAYSNVAPENLTSVIESSEDLEKIIKSHSMWDDRNSKNVLSWIYYLKNVEAGTKVIESRLSRNPNEAISLRAMQDLSDSLTHKSVCEKHIQLSQDNPDNATFYYLATRCIEDEDLKNQRFVSGHKKWKDHDWLAYASAYVYIERGDLRSAYDAFKVVSQNNESLAELIAIEAERVKRILNIKENGRYETIVNNPDIDFYNGIENGEIEGKETNSDYVYYLIQKGNLEEAYKLSQNFESIKDYAHCLIASSKGATKQMKDAIFNDKELSGLNLGSVWSVLGLAIKENRNYKMYLDTFDLLELEDGFIVKLINLIKTKNYTEVDNHIKSLSLRWKAHTYVMASIILDGNIPLKWKQVYKAGLFANEKPFLN, from the coding sequence ATGAATAGCTTTTACACCCCAATTTCAGCTAAAGTACCCGCTAATTATACAAAACCCACGACTTCTTTTACGAAACATGTTTGGTTATCAGTTTTTGGCCTGTTACTTTTTATCGTTTTATACTTAGGATTAACTATTTGGTTTGGCAGACTTGCTTACAATCTATTTTTAGATGCCAGTAATTTCGATGGTCATTTTTCCAATTATTTCTTGGCCGTAGGCTTTGGATTTTTATCCATATTTATGGCAAAATCCTTATTCTTTTTAAACAAAAGAGAAGAAAATCCCATAATTAAGTATATCAATGAAAAGGAAGAACCTGTATTATTTGATTATTTACACAAACTGGCGGACGAGGCCGGAGCACCCAGACCACATAAAGTATTTTTAACCGACCGTGTAAATGCGAGCGTATCTTACGATATATCGCTTATAAATCTATTAATACCATCTAAAAAGAATTTAGAAATTGGCTTAGGTTTGGTTAATGTACTCAGTTTAGGAGAATTTAAGGCCGTTTTGGCTCACGAGTTTGGTCACTTTGCCCAACGTTCCATGTTACTGGGACGTTATGTATATGTTGCACAGCAAATAGCATCCCGAATAGTCGGTAAGCGTGATGGATTCGATACGTTTCTTGCAGGACTGTCCAGAGTAGACTTAAGAATCGCATGGATAGGCTGGATTCTTTCCATATTAGTTTGGGCTATCAGGTCTTTAATAGAAACCTGTTTTAGAATTGTGGTTGTAGCAGAACGAGCCCTGTCTCGTGAAATGGAATTTCAGGCAGACTTGGTTGCTGTTTCCTTAACCGGAAGTGATGCCTTGATACATGCACTGTACAAACTTCAAATAGCAGATGAAGCTTATGATAATGCTATAAATTGCCTAAATGAAGAACTGGCAGATAAAAAAGCTGTTAAAGATATGTATACCCTACAATCTAATTATATACAGCAAATGGCAAAAACTTTGGATGAACCTAACTATGGTAAATCGCCGGAGTTGCCTAAAGAAGCTTTAGAAAATCATAGAATTTTTACATCAAAAAAATATAATCCACCAAAAATGTGGTCTACACACCCCGCAGATGTAGACAGGGAAAACAATGCAAAGCAGGTATATATTTATGAACCGGTAGATGGTAAATCATCATGGGATTTGTTTTCCGATGCCCAATCGTATCGTGAGGATATGACGGAGAGGCTTATTAAAACAGCTAAAGTAGAGACAACTGTAATAAACAATGAAGAAGCGCTTAAAAATCAAAACAACGAGTATTTTAACTGGACATTTTTAGATTCAAAATATCATTCAGCGTTTTTTAACAGATATGCCTTTTTGCATTTCAAGTCTCCAGAAACACTGTTTGAAAGTAATATAAGTGATGCTTCTTTAGAAGAAAGTTTCAAAAAGATATACCCGAAAAATATAAGCGAAAAAATAAAATACACACGCGAGCTTGAAGAAGAAATAGCAGCACTTATAATTAGCGAAAATGAATCGTTAACACTTGAAAAAAGGCGGGTTTGGCATCGTGGAAACCAGATTAAACGAAAGGATATTCCGAACATATTAATTGGTTTGAAAAAAGAGCTCAAAACGTTGCAAACCGAACTAGGAGATCATGATGCATTGTGTAGAACATTACACTACAAATCAGCAGAAAAAATAGATAAGAATTGGGGTGTATATTTAAAAAAGCTTACCGGTTTAGTGCACTATAGCGAGCATAGTATTTCTAATATAAATGATGTAGCAAGAAAGTTCAATAATGTATTAAACATAGCTTTGGCAGATGGTAATGTATCATCGTCTGAGTTAGTAGATATAATAAATGTTTCCAATGAATATTATAATGTGTTAAGACGTATTTATAAGCATTCCGAAACAATAAATTTAGACTCAAAATTACTTGAAAATATGAAGGTTGAAAACTATCAATCTTTATTCGAGGAATTTAAACTCCCATCGCCGACTAAAGAAAATATAAACGATTGGATAAATGTCGTTAGTGGTTGGGCGTCGCTAGCATTAAGAGGGCTAGAAAAGTTGAGAAACGAGTCGTTAGAATTGCTTTTAGATACCGAAGAGGACATTAAAGAAGCTTATTTAGATAATAAAAGTTTAAATAGTATACCAACAATTACAGGTGTACCAGAAGACTACCAAACACTTGTTCCCGGTAGCGAAAGAAACATTCAAAGAAAACTAGGAGCATGGGATCGTTTTGCTACTGGCGATGGATTTGTGCCATCTGCTGCAAAATTTGGAATAGCAGGAAGTATTTTATTTGCAGCCATCTTTTGGGGAAGTCAATCCCAAAAGCTACCATTCTATATATACAATGGTTTGCAAACCCATGTCAATGTGAATATTGATAGTAGAACGATAAGTTTAGAACCCAATGAAAAAGAAGAAATACAGTTGAATTATGGTACAACATACGATATAACAACAACTTCTAATGGTTTAATTGTTGAAAATGAGAGTTTTGAGTTTACCGAGCACGATACTTATATTTACAATATTGCCAATGCAGCCGTTTTTATACAAAACCCCATTTTTTATGGCTATAAAATAACTCCAAATGGCATAAATGACAGTGAGATTTTAGGTGCTAAAAAACTGTTTTCTGTAAAGGCCGATTACATTTTAGAAGAACCACCAGAAACCATATCAATGCCAACCGGAAGCATAGGGGAACGTAGAGAGGCTATTTCAGCTTATAGTAATGTTGCTCCTGAGAATTTAACATCCGTTATTGAAAGCTCTGAAGATTTAGAAAAAATCATTAAATCTCATAGTATGTGGGACGATCGCAACAGCAAGAATGTACTAAGTTGGATTTATTATTTAAAAAATGTTGAAGCGGGTACAAAAGTGATAGAATCGCGTTTAAGTCGAAACCCTAATGAAGCAATAAGTTTAAGGGCTATGCAGGACCTTTCAGATTCATTAACACATAAAAGTGTTTGCGAAAAACATATACAATTATCACAAGACAATCCCGACAATGCTACGTTTTATTATTTAGCTACGCGTTGCATAGAGGATGAAGATTTAAAGAACCAACGATTTGTTTCCGGGCATAAAAAATGGAAAGACCATGATTGGTTAGCTTATGCATCAGCTTATGTTTACATAGAAAGGGGCGATTTAAGATCGGCCTACGATGCTTTTAAGGTTGTTTCGCAAAACAATGAATCGTTAGCCGAATTAATTGCCATTGAGGCAGAACGTGTTAAGCGCATATTAAACATTAAAGAAAATGGGCGTTATGAAACCATTGTAAACAACCCGGATATAGATTTTTATAATGGTATTGAAAATGGTGAGATAGAAGGGAAGGAGACCAATTCGGATTATGTTTATTATTTAATTCAAAAAGGAAATTTAGAAGAAGCGTATAAACTATCTCAGAATTTTGAAAGTATAAAAGACTACGCACATTGTTTAATTGCAAGTTCAAAAGGTGCTACTAAACAAATGAAAGATGCCATTTTTAATGATAAAGAATTGTCAGGTCTTAATTTAGGTTCTGTTTGGTCAGTTTTAGGGCTGGCAATTAAAGAAAACAGAAATTACAAAATGTATCTGGATACTTTTGATCTGTTAGAATTAGAAGACGGTTTTATAGTAAAGCTTATTAATTTAATTAAAACTAAAAATTATACCGAGGTAGATAACCATATAAAATCCTTAAGCTTAAGGTGGAAAGCCCATACCTATGTTATGGCAAGCATTATTTTAGATGGTAACATTCCTTTAAAGTGGAAACAGGTATACAAAGCAGGACTGTTTGCTAACGAAAAGCCGTTTTTGAATTAG
- a CDS encoding CmpA/NrtA family ABC transporter substrate-binding protein, whose amino-acid sequence MRTLITKTLYAVALSLLLVGCGGKEKKKAKEEVAALATPTLEIEKPQLTFGFIKLTDMAPLAIAKEKGFFEDEGLFVSVEAQSNWKNILDRVIDGQLDGSHMLAGQPIAAGAGFGRQAELVTPFSMDLNGNGITVSNDVWSKMKPNVPKGEDGKPIHPIKADALKPVITEYKNSGKAFKMGMVFPVSTHNYEIRYWLAAAGIHPGMYTAENVQGQIDAEVLLSVTPPPQMPATLEAGTIYGYCVGEPWNQQAVFKGIGVPVTTNYDIWKNNPEKVFVMTKKFIEENPNTAVAVTKALIRAGKWLDEPGNRKEAVKILSMPQYVGADEVVLANSMTGTFEFEKGDKREMPDFNVFYKYHATYPFYSDGIWFLTQMRRWGQIPESKPATWYEETIKDIYRPDIWKKAADILVSEGKIPASDIPNTDGYKPATTDFIDGNSYDAKDPIGYINSFTIGNKDDNSI is encoded by the coding sequence ATGAGGACACTAATAACAAAAACATTGTATGCTGTAGCACTTTCTTTACTACTAGTTGGTTGTGGAGGAAAAGAAAAAAAGAAAGCCAAAGAGGAGGTTGCTGCTCTAGCGACTCCAACCTTAGAAATAGAAAAGCCACAGTTAACATTTGGTTTTATTAAACTAACAGATATGGCACCTTTAGCTATTGCTAAAGAAAAGGGTTTTTTCGAAGACGAAGGTTTATTCGTATCCGTAGAAGCACAATCGAACTGGAAAAACATTCTGGATCGGGTAATTGATGGTCAGTTAGATGGTTCGCATATGTTAGCAGGTCAACCTATTGCTGCTGGTGCCGGTTTTGGTAGACAAGCAGAATTAGTGACACCATTTTCTATGGATTTAAACGGTAATGGTATTACAGTATCTAACGATGTGTGGTCTAAAATGAAACCTAACGTACCAAAAGGCGAAGATGGAAAACCAATACATCCTATTAAAGCAGACGCTTTAAAACCAGTAATTACAGAATATAAAAATTCAGGAAAAGCGTTTAAAATGGGTATGGTATTCCCGGTATCAACACATAATTATGAAATTCGTTATTGGTTAGCAGCAGCAGGTATTCATCCTGGTATGTACACAGCCGAAAACGTACAGGGACAAATTGATGCAGAAGTTTTATTATCTGTAACACCGCCACCACAAATGCCAGCGACTTTAGAAGCAGGAACTATTTATGGTTACTGTGTAGGCGAGCCATGGAACCAACAAGCCGTGTTTAAAGGAATTGGGGTACCGGTAACAACGAATTACGATATCTGGAAAAACAATCCGGAGAAAGTTTTTGTAATGACTAAAAAGTTTATCGAAGAAAATCCAAATACAGCAGTAGCAGTAACAAAAGCCTTAATTCGTGCGGGTAAATGGTTAGACGAACCAGGAAACAGAAAAGAAGCTGTTAAAATACTTTCTATGCCACAGTATGTTGGTGCAGACGAAGTGGTATTAGCAAACTCCATGACAGGAACGTTTGAATTCGAAAAAGGTGATAAACGCGAGATGCCAGACTTTAATGTATTCTATAAATACCATGCAACATATCCGTTTTATTCAGATGGTATCTGGTTCTTAACTCAAATGCGTCGTTGGGGACAAATACCAGAATCTAAACCAGCAACATGGTACGAAGAAACCATTAAAGATATCTATCGTCCGGATATTTGGAAAAAAGCAGCCGATATTTTAGTATCCGAAGGAAAAATTCCAGCATCAGATATTCCAAATACCGATGGCTATAAACCAGCAACTACTGATTTTATTGATGGCAATTCATACGATGCCAAAGATCCTATAGGCTATATAAACAGCTTTACTATAGGAAATAAAGATGACAACTCGATTTAA
- a CDS encoding ABC transporter permease, with protein MKQSVTLNKVTKFIGLGFFSTLKALFTGKLEKEDFRDFLRKVVVPILSIILFIGLWHAGAKKLYNIEAEYKINKALTEQGQAEADAMAACIASGDVSCQPNTLPSPVQVWESYRSLLRDHNIISADKAAFKEKTAALNAKRIADGKDPITYTGRPSFVDQIFTSLKTVFAGFLLALLIAVPIGIIIGLSKTLRSSFNWLIQIFKPVSPVVWLLLVFMIVKTMTKDSNSDSAFIISFISVGLCSMWATLVNTAMGVASVDKDYINVAKVLKLGAFQKVFKVILPSSLPLIFTGLRITLSVAWMVLIAIELLAQSPGLGSFVWEEFQNGANDSNSKIIVAMFVIGIIGFLLDRLMLTVQNMVSFNKNDGI; from the coding sequence ATGAAGCAGAGTGTAACATTAAACAAAGTAACCAAGTTTATAGGTCTTGGCTTTTTTTCCACACTAAAAGCACTTTTTACAGGCAAATTAGAAAAGGAAGATTTTAGAGATTTCTTGCGTAAAGTAGTCGTACCTATTCTTTCTATAATTTTATTTATAGGGCTGTGGCATGCGGGCGCTAAGAAGCTCTATAATATTGAAGCAGAGTACAAGATCAATAAAGCTTTAACAGAGCAGGGGCAAGCAGAAGCAGACGCTATGGCAGCATGTATTGCTTCAGGCGATGTTAGTTGCCAGCCTAACACATTACCTTCTCCAGTACAAGTTTGGGAATCTTACAGATCCTTGCTTAGAGACCATAATATTATTAGTGCAGACAAGGCAGCTTTTAAAGAAAAAACAGCTGCTTTAAATGCCAAGCGTATTGCAGATGGTAAAGATCCTATAACCTATACGGGAAGACCATCGTTTGTCGATCAAATATTTACAAGCCTTAAAACCGTATTTGCAGGATTTCTATTAGCCTTGTTAATTGCTGTTCCTATTGGAATTATTATTGGGTTGAGTAAAACACTTCGAAGTTCTTTTAACTGGCTCATACAGATTTTTAAACCTGTATCTCCAGTAGTTTGGTTGTTATTAGTGTTCATGATTGTTAAAACCATGACCAAAGATTCAAATTCGGATAGTGCATTCATTATCTCGTTTATTAGTGTTGGTTTATGCTCTATGTGGGCAACATTGGTAAATACGGCCATGGGTGTAGCATCGGTAGATAAAGACTACATTAACGTTGCTAAGGTTTTAAAATTAGGAGCATTCCAAAAGGTATTTAAAGTCATACTGCCATCGTCATTACCATTAATATTTACTGGTTTACGTATTACCTTATCGGTAGCATGGATGGTATTGATCGCTATCGAACTATTGGCGCAAAGCCCAGGGTTAGGATCTTTTGTTTGGGAAGAATTCCAGAATGGTGCTAACGATTCGAATTCGAAAATAATCGTTGCCATGTTTGTTATAGGAATCATCGGATTTTTATTAGATAGATTGATGTTGACCGTTCAAAATATGGTGTCGTTTAATAAGAATGATGGTATATAA
- a CDS encoding cytochrome c3 family protein, translating into MFKVGSLRQRQYIGGIIGLVSGVLLFYFLTLDTSESYRSIGPMNAGHQDLTCVACHADAKGNLMQQIQSNISHAVGTRENGVDFGTQDVTVTNCLECHDRPNDRHPNHRFSEPRFKEAIKNIDATTCITCHSEHHEERVTVASIDYCMNCHGDLVVENDPLDISHKDLIAKEEWFTCIQCHDFHGNHKYDVPTELKDTIPMKVIQAYFKGGEDPYGTNKKYIGLSQTEWMKQLEKNQ; encoded by the coding sequence ATGTTTAAAGTAGGTTCGTTAAGACAAAGACAGTATATAGGAGGTATTATAGGTTTAGTATCCGGTGTTTTGCTATTCTATTTTTTAACGTTGGATACCTCAGAATCATATCGATCTATAGGCCCTATGAATGCAGGACATCAGGATTTAACTTGCGTGGCATGTCATGCAGATGCCAAAGGGAACCTAATGCAACAAATACAATCAAATATATCTCATGCTGTCGGCACCAGAGAAAACGGTGTTGATTTCGGAACTCAAGATGTTACGGTTACCAATTGTTTAGAATGTCACGATAGACCAAATGACAGGCATCCTAATCATCGCTTCTCTGAACCCAGATTTAAAGAAGCGATAAAAAATATCGACGCAACTACATGTATTACATGCCACTCTGAACACCATGAAGAACGCGTAACCGTAGCATCAATTGATTATTGTATGAATTGCCATGGAGATCTGGTTGTTGAGAACGATCCGTTGGATATATCTCATAAAGACCTCATTGCAAAAGAAGAGTGGTTTACTTGTATACAGTGCCACGATTTTCATGGAAACCACAAATACGATGTTCCAACAGAATTAAAAGATACCATCCCAATGAAAGTTATTCAGGCATACTTTAAAGGTGGTGAAGATCCATATGGTACCAATAAGAAATATATTGGCTTATCTCAAACCGAATGGATGAAACAATTGGAAAAAAACCAATAG